From a single Pararge aegeria chromosome 16, ilParAegt1.1, whole genome shotgun sequence genomic region:
- the LOC120630454 gene encoding dynein intermediate chain 3, ciliary, with product MVEKQEKTDITYEYTRRRKEFGRQLLFEDCGPKLCVSIQSNPAMYKNYILRNPVHVGIQNTGTMSEHWVNSVRAEYTTSGMNHVEGGWPKDINTNDPEAMQRYRRKIEKDDAYIHAVMHLGHSMEHNILQNNAVDMYEIYYSELGTIPPVERSSCHTVNVYREPGANRRPVRSLSWQAEGARLASAHADVNFMRNARTPQFSYIWDIENANAPELVITPPQPLLDLQYNPRDQHILVGGMMNGQVGCWDMRKGSDAVALCPPHVAHRDLASNVLFINSKTGAEFFSSSPDGVVKWWDIRNINEPTDSMIIDPVKTNNDTQSVENALGISALEYEPTIPTRFMVGTETGLVIGGNRKGKTAFEKLPSKYEAHLGPVYALQRNPTFLKNFLTVGDWTARVWSEDCRESSILWTYAHKTKLTDGAWNPIRFSLLLVTQWDGCLSCWDLLRRRSAPIVTAQLCDEPLLRLRPHEGGQLVACGSSLGTIYLAELSQNLGTADKNDKQLLTHILERENKRERILEARMREIRLRMRQDRDGGQQLTESESCLSDKDLEEASAEYMQAVSDLQAQQQKSQQT from the exons ATGGTAGAAAAGCAAGAAAAAACAGACATTACATACGAGTACACAAGACGTAGGAAGGAATTTGGAAGACAATTACTTTTCGAAGATTGTGGTCCGAAGCTATGTGTAAGTATACAATCAAATCCAGCGATGTACAAAAATTACATACTAAGGAATCCAGTGCACGTTGGCATCCAGAATACCGGAACTATGTCAGAACATTGGGTAAATTCCGTAAG AGCCGAATATACCACTTCTGGCATGAATCACGTAGAAGGTGGCTGGCCTAAAGATATTAATACAAACGATCCTGAAGCCATGCAAAGATATCGACGAAAAATTGAGAAAGATGATGCATATATTCACGCGGTTATGCATCTCGGACAT AGCATGGAGCACAACATTCTCCAAAATAACGCCGTGGATATGTACGAAATCTATTATTCTGAGCTTGGCACAATTCCACCTGTGGAACGGAGCAGTTGTCATACAGTCAATGTGTATAGAGAACCAGGTGCAAATCGAAGACCGGTTCGTTCATTGTCGTGGCAAGCCGAAGGAGCGCGTTTAGCGTCTGCTCACGCTGACGTTAACTTTATGAGAAACGCAAGAACACCTCAGTTCTCGTACATTTGGGATATAG AAAACGCAAACGCGCCAGAGTTAGTAATCACACCTCCCCAACCTCTACTAGATTTACAATACAACCCTCGCGATCAACATATTCTTGTGGGTGGTATGATGAATGGCCAA GTAGGTTGTTGGGATATGAGAAAAGGCAGTGATGCTGTCGCGCTTTGTCCACCGCATGTAGCTCATAGAGATCTTGCCAGTAatgttctttttattaattccaaAACCGGAGCAGAGTTTTTCTCATCATCTCCTGACGGTGTTGTAAAATG gTGGGATATCAGGAATATTAACGAACCTACTGATTCAATGATAATAGATCCcgtaaaaacaaataatgacACTCAAAGCGTCGAAAATGCTTTGGGTATTTCAGCTCTAGAGTACGAACCAACTATACCCACAAG ATTTATGGTTGGAACTGAAACCGGACTAGTGATAGGAGGTAATCGAAAAGGAAAGACAGCTTTTGAAAAGCTACCTTCTaag TACGAAGCACACTTAGGTCCAGTTTATGCACTGCAAAGAAATCCGACATTCTTAAAGAACTTCCTAACAGTAGGGGACTGGACTGCTCGGGTATGGAGCGAAGATTGTCGAGAATCTTCCATTCTTTGGACGTATGCACATAAGACAAAACTTACAGATGGAGCGTGGAATCCAATAAG ATTTTCGCTTCTGCTTGTGACTCAATGGGATGGCTGTCTATCCTGTTGGGATCTCTTACGAAGACGTAGCGCGCCAATAGTCACTGCACAACTTTGTGATGAGCCTTTACTGCGCCTTCGGCCACATGAAGGA GGTCAATTGGTGGCGTGCGGAAGTAGTCTGGGAACTATATACTTGGCAGAGTTATCACAAAATCTTGGAACCGCCGATAAAAATGACAAACAACTTTTGACACAT ATCTTAGAAAGGGAAAATAAACGTGAACGCATACTTGAAGCCCGCATGAGAGAAATAAGACTGCGAATGCGACAAGACAGGGACGGAGGGCAACAACTAACTGAGAGCGAGTCATGCCTCAGTGACAAAGATCTAGAAGAGGCCTCCGCAGAATATATGCAGGCGGTCAGCGATCTGCAAGCGCAACAACAGAAAAGTCAACAGACATAA